The Leucobacter viscericola genome includes a window with the following:
- a CDS encoding carboxypeptidase-like regulatory domain-containing protein, with the protein MTRRVTNAALGLLGCVAMVGMTVGLAGDAAMAEPTVSGPTVALVSDGTAPFDAEDGPGLDSGAANGILRSQDTATWEVKYTGEAASTATFTATLPTGMQWTPASIVASVCNGPAGGSISADGLTLRCDRTVRAHETSAFPVSAVAGALPNGARVAPQFAVNGQAIEASAPVTISAAPRTGLSVRHGALSAGTEFNGVRGVSTQLTFLLGAERDPANPNFFGYEAIASPITFELDVPRGAVVSTPDSATLTTEQTAPGETVSVTINADGSPLDFLRAASNGFAGGLAASGLAEDARVIASYKLSLFVPYEGNIAVGQTVTLGGQLRGFDPVSMSGQSNFGDGFAPGFAPGVTCPAVPAREVDASCYGKRFTRAALPAPKSTYSTTSGADGISNIYADGDPNTTGTEAVLVGQRYNVQTNLFNAATAEEDLNGAYASLSWNPAQQHLTAAPQARLNSGVSSFSGFSGIQTSQPLAAEQTQIEYTDYAFANDAERKSLAAFSSSAPHWVQDPQELPGGLDSVSSVRLRILTPIAPHNTVGFVLPMQRSDLSKGLTVGAHMPWFWQYGAEGMALTKSNYAGSGSTITGLGGSVQAADALIRATVALKPTNGSQLPGSQAERGDIVELKVTPVAIGPLSGGNATLRDAQVRVALPSACVKPLVSALPTGATFTPGGDGTDCNTAVPGIVTVPLGDVAAPAGAPQGSSYPGRSTRLGAIVLPLVIDADLSVPAQLTVPVVVASSSDPTVENNGKNPFATMVSIGQDRTEKVTLRVSGAASFNVSTVDTTRVQGEIGPLETVTHSLLWTNTSATSYQRGSFVSVLPFEGDGRGTSGLGTAATRVLGVGASVPDDPAAAVAIDYSTDAPEDVATALDRTGNADGRSGINWMPLDGAIPASVTAFRFSPQTALQPGTMGAATISYRAPTIEHMGALGNDVSFAVGNGGEQLNVRHGTASLLESSSAMVTGTVYRTDTEGGPAQAWPAADDGLELVDESGDVTAGAIAQDGTFRFDGLQPGTYAIHLKAALAEGWYESSPSTVSLEPAESVTGVQLVMTRAKSIPKCEEQPCGAPNIVTGKSDTHTATIPEGGTAAFVLPRGVKQGSQPAIQVHPKRGKLSFTNEAILFDATGIAPGTYTFRLLSPGENTDEYSVTVQQKPKGSGTSLTIDGDADSISFDPVGQTTGVNLMPLAKASLHGGIGSVSLRAGRVVYTPPKDFAGVDALSVDVVDDLGQRLTLRYTVVVVPTDTGSGFDAKEFLFSGVE; encoded by the coding sequence ATGACCCGGAGAGTAACGAACGCCGCTCTCGGTTTGCTCGGTTGCGTCGCGATGGTTGGCATGACTGTCGGTCTCGCCGGTGACGCGGCCATGGCAGAACCCACCGTCTCCGGCCCGACTGTGGCGCTCGTATCCGATGGCACGGCACCGTTTGACGCGGAAGATGGTCCCGGGCTCGATTCGGGGGCAGCGAACGGAATATTGCGTTCGCAAGACACCGCTACCTGGGAGGTGAAGTACACGGGTGAGGCCGCATCGACCGCGACATTCACGGCAACACTACCGACGGGAATGCAGTGGACCCCAGCCTCGATCGTGGCCTCGGTGTGTAACGGACCGGCCGGTGGATCGATCAGTGCGGATGGGCTCACACTTCGCTGCGACAGGACCGTACGAGCGCACGAGACCTCGGCATTCCCCGTTTCTGCGGTTGCGGGAGCACTCCCCAACGGAGCGAGGGTTGCCCCACAGTTTGCAGTAAACGGTCAAGCGATTGAGGCCTCGGCGCCGGTCACCATCTCGGCGGCCCCTCGCACGGGACTTTCGGTGCGCCACGGCGCCCTCTCTGCCGGAACCGAGTTCAACGGTGTCCGCGGTGTGAGTACGCAGCTGACATTTCTCCTCGGTGCAGAACGGGATCCCGCAAACCCCAACTTCTTTGGGTACGAGGCCATCGCGTCTCCCATCACCTTCGAGCTAGATGTGCCGCGCGGTGCCGTCGTGAGCACCCCGGATTCCGCGACCCTGACCACCGAGCAGACAGCTCCGGGGGAGACCGTGAGTGTGACGATCAACGCAGACGGCTCGCCCCTCGATTTCCTTCGAGCTGCCTCCAACGGCTTTGCGGGTGGGCTCGCCGCTTCCGGGCTTGCTGAAGACGCTCGGGTGATCGCGAGCTACAAGCTGTCACTGTTTGTGCCGTACGAGGGCAATATTGCGGTCGGGCAAACGGTCACGCTGGGAGGCCAGCTGCGCGGCTTCGATCCCGTATCGATGTCGGGCCAGTCAAACTTTGGCGATGGTTTCGCACCGGGATTCGCGCCGGGAGTGACCTGCCCCGCGGTTCCCGCGAGAGAGGTTGACGCCTCTTGCTACGGGAAGCGTTTCACCCGAGCGGCATTACCCGCACCAAAATCCACCTACTCAACGACGTCCGGCGCTGACGGCATCAGCAACATCTATGCAGATGGTGACCCCAACACCACGGGTACCGAAGCGGTGCTCGTGGGGCAGCGGTACAACGTGCAGACGAATCTCTTCAACGCGGCAACCGCCGAAGAAGACCTCAACGGGGCCTACGCCAGTCTCAGTTGGAATCCGGCGCAGCAACACTTGACGGCAGCGCCCCAAGCGAGGCTCAACTCTGGAGTGTCGAGCTTTAGCGGCTTCTCGGGTATCCAGACCTCTCAGCCTCTCGCGGCAGAGCAGACTCAGATTGAGTACACGGACTACGCGTTTGCGAACGATGCCGAGCGTAAGAGCCTGGCCGCCTTCTCGTCGAGCGCACCTCACTGGGTGCAGGATCCGCAAGAGTTGCCGGGCGGCCTTGACTCGGTTTCTAGTGTGCGGCTTCGGATCCTCACCCCTATTGCCCCTCACAACACCGTGGGGTTTGTGTTGCCGATGCAGCGCAGCGACTTGAGCAAAGGGCTGACCGTGGGGGCGCACATGCCCTGGTTCTGGCAGTACGGCGCAGAAGGAATGGCGCTCACGAAATCGAATTACGCGGGGTCAGGATCGACGATAACCGGCTTGGGCGGCAGCGTCCAGGCCGCCGATGCGTTGATTCGTGCGACTGTTGCGCTCAAACCCACGAACGGTTCGCAGCTTCCCGGTTCACAGGCCGAGCGCGGTGACATCGTGGAGTTGAAGGTGACGCCGGTGGCGATCGGACCGCTTAGCGGAGGCAATGCCACGCTTCGTGACGCTCAAGTGCGTGTTGCCCTGCCGAGCGCCTGCGTGAAACCGCTCGTGTCGGCCTTGCCAACGGGTGCAACATTCACCCCGGGTGGCGACGGGACAGACTGCAACACCGCTGTGCCCGGGATCGTTACGGTCCCGCTTGGCGACGTGGCTGCCCCCGCGGGAGCCCCGCAGGGGTCCAGCTATCCGGGCCGCTCGACGCGGCTAGGCGCCATTGTGTTGCCGCTTGTCATTGACGCAGACCTCTCGGTACCGGCCCAGCTCACCGTTCCGGTCGTCGTCGCAAGCTCGAGTGACCCGACTGTTGAGAACAACGGTAAGAATCCGTTCGCGACGATGGTTTCGATCGGGCAGGATCGCACCGAGAAGGTTACGCTGCGAGTTTCTGGCGCCGCGTCGTTCAACGTTTCGACCGTCGACACAACCAGAGTGCAGGGTGAAATCGGGCCCTTGGAAACGGTGACTCACTCGCTGCTCTGGACCAACACTTCGGCAACGAGTTATCAACGCGGATCTTTTGTGAGTGTTCTGCCGTTTGAGGGTGACGGGCGAGGCACCTCGGGGCTCGGCACCGCAGCCACACGGGTGCTGGGGGTGGGTGCGTCTGTGCCGGACGATCCAGCGGCGGCTGTAGCAATTGACTATTCAACCGATGCCCCGGAGGACGTGGCGACCGCCCTGGACCGGACGGGGAACGCGGACGGAAGATCCGGCATCAACTGGATGCCGCTTGACGGGGCAATACCCGCATCGGTCACTGCGTTCCGTTTCTCACCCCAAACAGCTTTGCAGCCGGGAACCATGGGGGCGGCAACGATCTCGTATCGGGCGCCAACCATCGAGCACATGGGGGCACTCGGCAACGACGTTTCCTTTGCCGTCGGAAACGGTGGCGAACAGCTCAATGTGCGGCACGGGACCGCCTCACTGCTGGAGTCTTCATCGGCGATGGTCACGGGCACGGTGTACCGCACAGACACGGAAGGCGGGCCGGCCCAGGCGTGGCCCGCGGCGGATGACGGTCTTGAACTCGTAGACGAGTCCGGAGACGTGACAGCGGGTGCCATCGCTCAAGACGGCACCTTCCGTTTTGACGGCCTACAACCGGGTACGTATGCGATTCATTTGAAGGCGGCGCTTGCGGAGGGCTGGTACGAGAGCTCGCCGAGCACGGTTAGTCTCGAGCCGGCCGAGTCGGTAACGGGCGTTCAGCTCGTGATGACGCGTGCGAAGTCCATTCCAAAGTGCGAGGAACAGCCGTGTGGCGCTCCGAATATCGTCACGGGCAAATCGGACACTCATACCGCGACCATTCCCGAGGGCGGAACGGCGGCTTTTGTGCTGCCGAGGGGAGTGAAACAGGGATCCCAACCCGCCATTCAGGTGCACCCGAAGCGAGGCAAGCTGAGCTTCACGAACGAAGCGATCCTCTTTGACGCGACGGGTATCGCGCCCGGTACGTACACGTTCCGGCTACTCAGCCCGGGTGAAAACACCGATGAGTATTCGGTCACGGTCCAGCAAAAACCCAAGGGGTCTGGCACCTCGCTGACCATCGATGGAGACGCAGACAGCATTTCCTTTGATCCCGTCGGGCAGACAACCGGTGTCAACCTGATGCCGCTCGCCAAAGCTTCCCTGCATGGCGGAATCGGCTCGGTTTCCCTGCGTGCTGGGCGAGTCGTGTACACGCCCCCGAAAGATTTTGCGGGGGTTGATGCTCTGAGCGTGGATGTGGTCGATGATCTGGGCCAGCGGCTGACGCTGCGGTACACCGTTGTGGTTGTTCCGACAGATACCGGATCCGGGTTTGACGCAAAAGAGTTCCTATTCTCAGGGGTGGAGTAA
- a CDS encoding GAF domain-containing protein produces MSNGWQALRQGESARERRRLLERVHEQFVGAAAADDAVNSVARATLRPVVLSSWMRSQRRTIDPDRVPDHVALTNDELQELRRIHPLGRVLPVVRRLLLDQANDSGFIVAVGDAEGRLLWVDGDSRLRSEAEDMGFVAGVDWSEAAVGTSAPGSALALDHSIQVLGAEHYNRSAHQWSCTAAPVHDPSDGSIIGVIDVTGGDEAASPHLLPLVEATLAAVEAELQLAALQATIERERARGSAVRSRRAPQRAPRLLVLGRDPAVLETGRESFPLSGRHAEILLALSDAPRGLSAVELAEKVYGDRDYESTLRPELVRLRRWLRTSEIDLELESRPYRLSSALRVDARELLSALSRGAHRLALAAYEGAVLPLSDAPLVESLRADVDATLREAMLQAAGAELLFEYAQHWADEDAEVWQTLLTILPPLSPRRARVVAKLQAMENMQP; encoded by the coding sequence ATGTCGAACGGATGGCAGGCCCTGCGTCAGGGCGAATCCGCGCGAGAACGCCGACGTCTGCTTGAGCGTGTCCACGAGCAGTTTGTGGGTGCCGCTGCGGCAGACGATGCCGTAAACAGTGTGGCGCGCGCGACGCTCCGGCCGGTCGTGCTCAGCTCCTGGATGCGTTCGCAGCGCCGAACGATTGATCCGGATCGGGTGCCGGATCACGTCGCTCTGACGAACGATGAGCTCCAGGAACTCCGAAGGATCCACCCGCTCGGTCGGGTGTTACCCGTGGTGCGGAGGCTGTTGCTCGACCAAGCAAACGATTCGGGGTTTATCGTTGCGGTTGGTGATGCCGAAGGAAGGCTGCTGTGGGTCGACGGCGATTCGCGACTTCGTTCTGAGGCCGAAGACATGGGGTTTGTCGCGGGAGTGGACTGGTCGGAAGCAGCGGTCGGCACGAGCGCCCCGGGAAGCGCGCTGGCACTTGACCACTCGATTCAGGTGTTGGGTGCGGAACACTACAACCGATCCGCGCACCAGTGGAGCTGCACAGCAGCCCCCGTGCATGACCCGAGCGACGGTTCGATCATTGGCGTGATCGACGTGACCGGGGGCGACGAAGCGGCCTCACCTCACCTGTTGCCGCTCGTCGAAGCGACGCTTGCCGCAGTCGAGGCAGAACTGCAGCTCGCTGCGCTCCAAGCAACGATCGAACGAGAGCGAGCGCGGGGCAGCGCAGTGCGCTCCCGCAGGGCGCCGCAACGTGCGCCGCGGTTGCTGGTGCTCGGCAGAGACCCGGCCGTACTTGAAACGGGCCGCGAGTCATTCCCGCTGAGCGGACGTCACGCCGAGATCCTGCTTGCCCTCAGTGATGCACCGCGCGGCTTAAGCGCCGTTGAGCTGGCCGAGAAGGTCTATGGGGATCGCGATTACGAATCGACGCTGCGACCCGAACTTGTGCGGCTGCGCAGGTGGTTGCGCACGAGCGAGATTGACCTTGAGCTGGAATCCCGACCGTATCGCCTCAGCAGTGCTCTGAGGGTCGACGCCCGTGAACTGCTTTCGGCACTGTCGCGCGGCGCACATCGGCTCGCGCTCGCCGCCTACGAGGGTGCGGTGCTGCCGCTGTCTGACGCACCGCTCGTGGAGTCTCTGCGTGCGGATGTCGACGCCACGCTGCGCGAGGCGATGCTGCAAGCTGCCGGCGCCGAGCTGCTGTTCGAGTACGCCCAACACTGGGCCGACGAAGATGCCGAGGTGTGGCAAACGCTGCTGACGATCTTGCCCCCGCTGTCACCTCGTCGAGCGCGAGTCGTGGCAAAACTCCAGGCGATGGAGAACATGCAACCTTAG